From Halostagnicola kamekurae, the proteins below share one genomic window:
- a CDS encoding DUF502 domain-containing protein, with protein MVYPPDEYRSPSLVKDKSQHFFVRGLAALFPLVVTLLIIAFVFRFISNALAPLLEVLNQAPYLNPLSSWLTIAITGVLFCALVFMIGFLSEKASSMSRINSHYDEFMCSIPGFGRVYQSFDEMSKVMFESGTDSFQEVKLVEYPQQNSYVIAFKTSVPPERIAEQIGNDDMITLFMPMAPNPVMGGFVIHVARENVYDVDLTVEEGIRTIITSGVATGNERS; from the coding sequence ATGGTATATCCGCCGGATGAGTACCGATCGCCGTCGCTCGTCAAAGATAAGAGTCAACATTTCTTCGTGAGGGGGCTTGCGGCGCTGTTCCCGCTGGTCGTTACGCTGCTTATCATCGCGTTCGTCTTTCGGTTCATCTCGAACGCGCTCGCGCCGCTGCTCGAGGTCCTCAACCAGGCGCCGTATCTCAATCCGTTGAGTAGTTGGCTAACCATCGCGATTACTGGCGTGTTGTTCTGTGCGCTCGTGTTCATGATCGGATTTCTCTCCGAGAAAGCATCCAGCATGTCGCGGATCAATTCCCACTACGACGAGTTCATGTGCTCGATTCCCGGCTTCGGCCGCGTCTACCAGAGTTTCGACGAGATGAGCAAGGTGATGTTCGAATCGGGGACGGATAGTTTTCAGGAGGTCAAACTCGTCGAGTACCCCCAGCAGAACTCCTACGTCATCGCGTTCAAGACGTCCGTTCCGCCCGAACGCATCGCAGAACAGATCGGCAACGACGACATGATCACGCTCTTCATGCCGATGGCACCGAACCCGGTCATGGGCGGGTTCGTCATCCACGTCGCTCGAGAGAACGTCTACGACGTCGACCTGACCGTCGAGGAGGGGATCCGAACGATAATCACGAGCGGCGTCGCGACCGGCAACGAACGG
- a CDS encoding TetR/AcrR family transcriptional regulator has protein sequence MTGHPETERRIREAAFRALVEHGYADLSMTDIGDELGQNPSLIYHYFDSKDDLLLSMLEVFVELFMDGQAEREFDDPTEELRAFVDQILHPEPMHAERIVSGPPSETEAAVSRLFVELWGHAQWDPDFREKTTAVESRLHETLAETIRNGIEREHFRPVDPELTADHILFVLKQGVHTHTTTNRDDAIDRAETLIDEIIDDISRA, from the coding sequence ATGACCGGGCATCCCGAGACGGAACGACGAATCAGAGAAGCGGCATTTCGCGCGCTGGTCGAACACGGCTACGCGGACCTCTCGATGACCGATATCGGCGACGAACTCGGCCAAAACCCCTCTCTCATATACCATTATTTCGATAGCAAGGACGATCTGTTGCTGTCGATGCTCGAGGTGTTCGTCGAACTATTCATGGACGGACAGGCCGAACGGGAGTTCGACGATCCCACCGAAGAACTGCGGGCGTTCGTCGACCAGATCCTGCATCCAGAACCGATGCACGCCGAACGGATCGTTTCGGGGCCGCCGTCGGAAACCGAGGCTGCGGTTTCGCGGCTTTTCGTCGAATTGTGGGGCCACGCCCAGTGGGATCCGGACTTCCGGGAGAAAACGACGGCGGTCGAGTCGCGCCTCCACGAGACGCTCGCCGAGACGATTCGAAACGGAATCGAACGCGAGCACTTTCGGCCGGTCGATCCGGAACTGACGGCGGATCACATCCTCTTCGTACTCAAACAGGGAGTACACACGCACACGACGACCAATCGAGACGACGCCATCGACCGAGCGGAGACGCTCATAGACGAAATTATCGACGACATCTCTCGAGCGTAG
- a CDS encoding bile acid:sodium symporter family protein produces the protein MPAWTLQAAIDPLTIFFVLTTMLSVGLDLTFDEIFASLKQRRLLSRALLANLVLVPLLAAGLVRAVPMETGYVVGILLIAIAPGAPFGPKFAEISKSDIAFASGLMAVLGILSVVTIPISVTALMPGDVAVDPIAIARMILLAQLVPLVVGLVIQARYRPFATRLSAPLQRLSTYSLVLLIGLLVATNFDGLVGLAGTGSIAISTLVVGGSLLVGYGFGGPARPTREVLATTTAARNAAVALLIATTFSSQRVLTVIVAFSLVSVGMAGLVAGKWR, from the coding sequence ATGCCAGCGTGGACGCTTCAGGCCGCCATCGACCCGCTCACGATATTCTTCGTGCTCACCACGATGCTCTCGGTGGGGCTCGATCTGACGTTCGACGAGATTTTCGCGTCGTTGAAGCAGCGGCGGCTCCTCTCGAGGGCACTCCTCGCGAACCTCGTACTCGTGCCGCTGTTAGCGGCGGGACTCGTCCGCGCCGTTCCGATGGAGACCGGTTACGTGGTCGGGATCCTGTTGATCGCCATCGCGCCGGGAGCGCCGTTCGGACCGAAATTCGCCGAGATTTCGAAGAGCGACATCGCGTTCGCGAGCGGTCTGATGGCCGTTCTCGGCATACTTTCGGTCGTCACGATACCGATTTCTGTCACGGCGCTCATGCCGGGTGACGTGGCGGTCGATCCGATCGCGATCGCTCGCATGATACTGCTCGCCCAGCTCGTCCCGCTCGTGGTCGGTCTGGTGATACAGGCGCGCTATCGACCGTTCGCTACGCGGCTCTCCGCGCCGCTCCAGCGGCTCTCGACGTACTCTCTGGTCCTGTTGATCGGCCTGTTAGTCGCGACCAATTTCGACGGATTGGTGGGGCTGGCCGGGACCGGATCGATAGCGATTTCGACGCTCGTCGTCGGCGGTTCGCTGCTGGTCGGGTACGGCTTCGGCGGTCCGGCGCGACCGACTCGCGAAGTGCTCGCGACGACGACCGCCGCTCGAAACGCCGCCGTCGCGTTGCTCATCGCGACGACGTTTTCTAGCCAGCGAGTGCTCACAGTGATCGTGGCCTTCAGCCTCGTCAGCGTCGGGATGGCGGGACTCGTCGCGGGCAAGTGGCGATAA
- a CDS encoding DEAD/DEAH box helicase — MTDNSSSSVGSDDGIDADETTAPADDRSDASQPETESDDETERSLTLAGFHDACQRAGRPVLTAGGVARALEYPRETVDEQLEALEAAGEVESLSVSTDPVVWYPSELEDLTDRERVVVFPKRREIVVDRPEQFTRAQLSQFAHLADTNGENGYRYEVRPEDVWQAPHDSFDALARTMRQALGQRSDELEDWVESQWDRARQFRLVTHDDGYTVLEAQSAEIMGNVARQKLDEEHVHAPISETEDWVREGAEAAIKRVLYEAGYPVDDQRELATGEELSIELQVRLRDYQQTWVDRFSEAGEGVFVGPPGSGKTVAAMGAMAHVGGETLILVPSRDLARQWNEELLAQTSLEADQIGQYHGGQKNVRPVTIATYQIAGMDRHRSLFDDREWGLVVFDECQHVPSDVYRRSTHLQSRHRLGLSASPIREDDRQTEIFTLVGPPIGTDWEALFEDGFVAEPELEIRYVPWGDDEQANAYGSADGREKYRIAARNRGKVDDVRYLLSAHPDSKALVFVDYLEQGRAIAEAVDAPFLSGETPHHERRRLLEEFRRNERELLVVSRVGDEGIDLPTADLAIIASGLGGSRRQGTQRAGRTMRPAGGALVYVLATRGTREEDFARKQLQHLGRKGMTVREQNVDIED, encoded by the coding sequence GTGACCGACAATAGTTCCTCGAGTGTCGGCTCCGACGACGGCATCGACGCCGACGAGACGACGGCGCCGGCCGACGACCGGTCGGACGCGAGTCAGCCGGAGACCGAATCCGACGACGAAACCGAGCGCTCGCTCACGCTGGCTGGCTTTCACGACGCCTGCCAACGAGCGGGGCGGCCGGTGCTCACTGCGGGCGGGGTCGCTCGAGCGCTCGAGTACCCCCGCGAAACCGTCGACGAGCAACTCGAGGCCCTCGAAGCCGCGGGCGAGGTCGAATCGCTCTCGGTCTCGACGGACCCCGTCGTCTGGTACCCCAGCGAACTCGAGGATCTGACCGACAGGGAGCGGGTTGTGGTCTTTCCGAAGCGACGCGAGATCGTCGTCGACCGACCCGAACAGTTCACCCGCGCACAGCTCTCGCAGTTCGCCCACCTCGCCGATACGAACGGCGAGAACGGGTACCGATACGAGGTTCGACCGGAGGACGTCTGGCAGGCTCCGCACGATTCGTTCGACGCGCTCGCGCGGACGATGCGACAGGCGCTCGGCCAGCGCTCGGACGAGCTCGAGGACTGGGTCGAGAGCCAGTGGGACCGCGCCAGACAGTTCCGGCTCGTGACCCACGATGACGGCTACACCGTGCTCGAGGCACAGAGCGCGGAGATAATGGGCAACGTCGCTCGACAGAAGCTAGACGAAGAACACGTCCACGCGCCGATCTCCGAGACGGAGGATTGGGTCCGGGAGGGCGCCGAGGCCGCGATCAAACGAGTGCTCTACGAGGCGGGGTATCCGGTGGACGATCAGCGGGAACTGGCGACCGGCGAGGAGCTGTCTATCGAGCTACAGGTGCGCCTTCGAGACTACCAGCAGACGTGGGTCGACCGATTCTCCGAAGCCGGGGAGGGCGTCTTCGTCGGCCCGCCGGGAAGCGGGAAAACCGTCGCGGCGATGGGTGCGATGGCCCACGTCGGCGGCGAGACGCTGATACTGGTCCCCAGTCGCGACCTCGCGAGACAGTGGAACGAGGAACTGCTCGCACAGACCTCCCTCGAGGCCGACCAGATCGGCCAGTACCACGGCGGCCAGAAGAACGTCCGCCCGGTGACGATCGCCACCTACCAGATCGCGGGGATGGACAGACACCGGTCGCTGTTCGACGACCGCGAGTGGGGGCTCGTCGTCTTCGACGAGTGCCAGCACGTTCCGAGCGACGTCTACCGGCGGAGCACGCACCTCCAGTCGCGCCACCGGCTCGGCCTCTCTGCGAGCCCGATTCGAGAGGACGACCGCCAGACCGAGATCTTCACGCTCGTCGGACCGCCCATCGGCACCGACTGGGAGGCGCTGTTCGAGGACGGCTTCGTCGCCGAACCGGAACTCGAGATCCGGTACGTCCCCTGGGGCGACGACGAGCAGGCGAACGCCTACGGCTCGGCCGACGGCCGGGAGAAGTACCGCATCGCGGCGCGAAATCGAGGGAAGGTCGACGACGTTCGATACCTCCTCTCGGCCCACCCCGACTCGAAGGCGCTGGTGTTCGTCGACTACTTAGAACAGGGTCGCGCCATCGCCGAGGCGGTCGACGCACCGTTCCTGAGCGGGGAGACGCCCCACCACGAACGCCGGCGGCTGCTCGAGGAGTTCCGGCGAAACGAACGCGAGTTGCTCGTCGTCTCTCGAGTGGGCGACGAGGGGATCGACCTACCGACGGCCGACCTGGCGATCATCGCCTCCGGACTCGGCGGCTCCCGTCGGCAGGGTACCCAGCGGGCGGGCAGGACGATGCGGCCGGCTGGCGGAGCGCTCGTCTACGTCCTCGCCACGCGAGGCACTCGAGAGGAGGATTTCGCCCGTAAACAGCTCCAGCACCTCGGACGAAAGGGGATGACGGTCCGCGAGCAAAACGTCGATATCGAGGACTGA
- a CDS encoding dihydrodipicolinate synthase family protein: MNDRNTPGEADPLGAHGVIPPTVTAFHENEDLDLETTAALARFVVDAGSQGVFPLGTNGEFALLSSDERARVVEAVADEVGDDVPVFAGVGAPSTRETVRNATRAERLGADGLIVVTPYYYDLESDGLREHYRAVAAATESPIYLYHIPRRTGIELSLETLSELLEIDSVVGCKDSSGDLVWLGQAIDRNPSRTFVGGSDALVFSSLQLGCSGVVSAIANVFPSLVVDLYDASVDGDRESALTRQRVLYELRAAIEQGPTLAGVKAALDLRGFDPGPIRRPLCGFDQSEMNALEETITDLEESGRLER; this comes from the coding sequence ATGAACGATCGCAATACGCCGGGAGAGGCAGATCCACTCGGGGCCCACGGCGTCATTCCGCCCACGGTGACGGCCTTTCACGAAAACGAGGATCTCGACCTCGAGACGACGGCCGCACTCGCCAGATTCGTCGTCGATGCAGGCTCTCAGGGCGTTTTTCCTCTGGGAACGAACGGCGAGTTCGCCCTCCTTTCGTCCGACGAGCGCGCCCGAGTCGTCGAGGCGGTCGCTGACGAAGTCGGTGATGACGTGCCCGTCTTCGCCGGCGTGGGGGCGCCGAGCACGCGCGAGACGGTCAGAAACGCGACTCGTGCGGAACGCCTTGGTGCCGATGGCCTTATCGTCGTCACCCCCTATTATTATGACCTTGAGAGCGACGGCCTTCGAGAGCATTATCGAGCCGTCGCAGCGGCCACCGAGAGCCCGATCTATCTCTATCATATCCCGCGTCGAACCGGCATCGAACTCTCGCTCGAGACGCTCTCGGAACTGCTGGAGATCGATTCGGTCGTCGGGTGCAAGGACTCGAGTGGCGACCTCGTCTGGCTCGGGCAGGCGATCGACCGAAATCCGTCCCGAACCTTCGTCGGCGGGTCGGACGCGCTGGTCTTCTCGAGTCTCCAACTCGGTTGTTCCGGCGTGGTCAGCGCGATCGCGAACGTCTTCCCGAGTCTCGTGGTCGACCTTTACGACGCCTCCGTCGATGGAGATCGCGAGTCCGCACTGACGCGCCAACGCGTTTTGTACGAACTTAGAGCGGCTATCGAGCAAGGCCCGACGCTCGCGGGGGTGAAAGCGGCTCTCGACCTACGAGGATTCGATCCGGGACCGATCCGGCGTCCGCTTTGTGGTTTCGACCAGTCGGAGATGAACGCGCTCGAGGAGACGATTACCGATCTCGAAGAGTCCGGTCGTCTCGAACGGTAG
- a CDS encoding CBS domain-containing protein, translating into MPVRKLGPEDVATTDRETELEEITETLAAEGIGAVVVTEDDAPVGIITDRDAALAIHEHDDIASVSVEEVMTEEPATIHEDEESIEVSRAIEEHNVRRFPVVDDDGTLTGIVTLDDLVATIGEQLENVSETIEVQSPEYSP; encoded by the coding sequence ATGCCAGTACGCAAACTCGGACCAGAAGATGTCGCAACGACGGATCGGGAGACCGAACTCGAGGAGATAACGGAGACGTTGGCCGCCGAAGGAATCGGTGCAGTCGTCGTTACCGAAGACGATGCACCAGTCGGTATCATCACGGATCGGGACGCCGCGCTCGCGATTCACGAACACGACGACATCGCCTCGGTGTCGGTCGAGGAAGTCATGACCGAGGAGCCGGCGACGATACACGAGGACGAGGAGTCGATCGAGGTCTCGCGCGCGATCGAAGAGCACAACGTTCGACGGTTCCCCGTCGTCGACGACGACGGCACCCTCACGGGAATCGTCACGCTCGACGACCTCGTCGCGACGATCGGCGAACAACTCGAGAACGTCTCGGAGACGATCGAAGTCCAATCGCCGGAGTACAGCCCGTAG